One region of Manis pentadactyla isolate mManPen7 chromosome 9, mManPen7.hap1, whole genome shotgun sequence genomic DNA includes:
- the CNTN2 gene encoding contactin-2: MGPPARRRSHVLLLLAVALASSPARSSARGSLATFGPVFEDQPLGLLFPEGSTEEKVTLACRARASPPATYRWKMNGTEMKLEPGSRHQLVGGNLVIMNPTKAQDAGVYQCLVSNPAGTVVSREAVLRFGFLQEFSKEERDPVKTHEGWGVMLPCDPPAHYPGLSYRWLLNEFPNFIPTDGRHFVSQTTGNLYIARTNASDLGNYSCLATSHMDFSTKSVFSKFAQLNLAAEDPRLFAPSIKARFPAETYALVGQQVTLECFAFGNPVPQIKWRKVDGSLSPQWATAEPTLQIPSVSFEDEGTYECEAENSKGRDSVQGRIIVQAQPEWLKVISDREADIGSSLRWGCAAAGKPRPTVRWLRNGEPLASQPRVEVLAGDLRFSKLSLDDSGMYQCVAENKHGTIYASAELAVQALAPDFRLNPVRRLIPAARGGEIMIPCQPRAAPKAVVLWSKGTEILVNSSRVTVTPDGTLIIRNISRSDEGKYTCFAENFMGKANSTGILSVRDATKITLAPSSADINLGDSLTLQCHASHDPTMDLTFIWTLDGYPIDLDKPGGHYRRANVKETVGDLTILSAQLHHGGKYTCMAQTVVDSASKEATVLVRGPPGPPGGVVVRNIGNTTVQLSWSRGFDNHSPIAKYTLQARIPPAGPWKQVRTNPTNIEGNAETAQVLGLTPWMDYEFRVLASNILGTGEPSGPSSKIRTKEAAPTVAPSGLGGGGGAPGELIVSWTPMSREYQNGDGFGYLLSFRRQGGTSWHTARVPGADAQHFVYSNDSVRPYTPFEVKIRSYNRRGDGPESLTALVYSAEEEPRVAPTKVWAKGISSSEMNVTWEPVQQDTNGILLGYEIRYWKAGDKEAAADRVRTAGLDTSARVTGLHPNTKYHVTVRAYNRAGTGPASPSTNATTLKSPPRRPPGNISWTFSSSSLSIKWDPVVPLRNESAVTGYKMLYQNDLHPTPTLHLTSKNWIEIAVPEDIGHALVQIRTTGPGGDGVPAEVHIVRNGGTSMMVENSAVGPAPPPGTILPHSLAMLVLIGCLEL; this comes from the exons ATGGGGCCGCCCGCCAGGCGGAGGTCACACGTGCTGCTGCTGCTCGCTGTGGCCCTCGCCTCCTCTCCAG CTCGGAGCTCAGCCCGGGGATCCCTGGCCACCTTTGGGCCTGTCTTTGAAGACCAGCCCCTTGGTCTGCTATTCCCAGAGGGGTCCACAGAGGAGAAGGTGACGCTGGCATGCCGTGCCAGAGCCAGCCCTCCTGCCACCTACAG GTGGAAGATGAACGGCACGGAGATGAAGCTGGAGCCAGGTTCCCGCCACCAGCTGGTGGGGGGCAACCTGGTGATCATGAACCCCACCAAGGCGCAGGACGCCGGCGTCTACCAGTGCCTGGTCTCCAACCCAGCGGGCACCGTTGTCAGCAGGGAGGCCGTCCTCCGCTTTGGCT TTCTGCAGGAATTCTCCAAGGAGGAGCGAGACCCGGTGAAAACGCACGAGGGCTGGGGGGTGATGTTACCCTGTGACCCACCTGCCCACTACCCAG GCTTGTCCTACCGCTGGCTCCTCAACGAGTTCCCCAACTTCATCCCCACGGACGGGCGTCACTTCGTGTCCCAGACCACAGGAAACCTGTACATTGCCCGCACCAATGCCTCAGACCTGGGCAACTACTCCTGCCTGGCCACCAGCCACATGGACTTCTCCACCAAGAGTGTCTTCAGCAAGTTTGCTCAGCTCAACCTGGCTGCCGAAG ATCCCAGGCTCTTTGCACCCAGCATCAAGGCCCGGTTCCCGGCAGAGACCTACGCGCTGGTGGGGCAGCAGGTCACCCTGGAGtgctttgcctttgggaa CCCTGTCCCCCAGATCAAGTGGCGCAAAGTGGATGGTTCTTTGTCCCCTCAGTGGGCCACAGCCGAGCCTACCCTGCAGATCCCCAGCGTCAGCTTCGAGGATGAGGGAACCTATGAGTGTGAGGCCGAGAACTCCAAGGGCCGCGACAGCGTCCAGGGCCGCATCATCGTGCAGG CTCAGCCCGAGTGGCTCAAGGTCATCTCAGACAGAGAGGCTGACATTGGCTCCAGTCTGCGCTGGGGCTGTGCAGCCGCAGGCAAGCCCCGGCCCACAGTGCGCTGGCTGCGGAACGGGGAGCCTCTGGCCTCCCAG CCCCGGGTAGAGGTGCTGGCCGGGGACCTGCGTTTCTCCAAGCTGAGCCTGGACGACTCGGGCATGTACCAGTGCGTTGCGGAGAACAAGCATGGCACCATCTACGCCAGTGCTGAGCTGGCCGTGCAAG CGCTGGCCCCTGACTTCAGGCTGAACCCCGTAAGGCGTCTGATCCCCGCGGCTCGTGGGGGAGAGATCATGATCCCGTGTCAGCCCCGGGCAGCTCCCAAGGCCGTTGTGCTTTGGAGCAAAGGCACCGAGATTTTGGTCAACAGCAGCAG AGTGACTGTAACTCCAGATGGCACCTTGATCATAAGGAACATCAGTCGGTCAGATGAAGGCAAATACACCTGCTTTGCTGAGAACTTCATGGGAAAAGCCAACAGCACGGGCATCCTGTCTGTGCGAG ATGCAACCAAGATCACTCTAGCCCCCTCGAGTGCCGACATCAACTTGGGAGACAGCCTGACGCTGCAGTGCCACGCCTCCCACGACCCCACCATGGACCTCACCTTCATCTGGACCCTGGATGGCTACCCCATCGACCTCGACAAGCCCGGGGGTCACTATCGGAGGGCCAACGTG AAGGAGACGGTTGGGGATCTAACCATACTGAGCGCCCAGCTGCACCATGGCGGGAAGTACACGTGCATGGCCCAGACGGTGGTAGACAGTGCATCCAAGGAGGCCACAGTCCTGGTCCGAG GTCCTCCAGGCCCCCCGGGAGGCGTGGTGGTGAGGAATATTGGCAACACCACTGTCCAGTTGAGCTGGAGCCGTGGCTTCGACAACCACAGCCCCATTGCCAAGTACACCCTGCAAGCCCGCATCCCACCTGCAGGGCCGTGGAAGCAGGTTCGGACCA ATCCCACTAACATCGAGGGCAACGCGGAGACGGCCCAGGTGCTGGGCCTCACACCCTGGATGGACTACGAATTCCGGGTCTTAGCCAGCAACATCCTGGGCACTGGGGAGCCCAGCGGGCCCTCCAGTAAAATCCGGACCAAGGAAGCAG CTCCCACAGTGGCACCCTCAGGACTCGGTGGAGGTGGTGGGGCCCCTGGTGAGCTCATCGTCAGCTGGACG CCCATGTCACGGGAGTACCAGAACGGAGACGGCTTCGGCTACCTGCTGTCCTTCCGCAGGCAGGGCGGCACTAGCTGGCACACCGCCCGGGTGCCCGGCGCCGACGCGCAGCACTTCGTCTACAGCAACGACAGTGTCCGGCCCTACACGCCCTTCGAGGTCAAGATTCGCAGCTACAACCGCCGTGGGGACGGGCCTGAGAGCCTCACTGCACTGGTGTATTCAGCTGAGGAAG AGCCCAGGGTGGCCCCTACCAAGGTCTGGGCCAAGGGGATCTCATCCTCAGAGATGAACGTGACCTGGGAACCTGTGCAGCAGGACACGAATGGTATCCTCCTGGGGTACGAG atcCGTTACTGGAAAGCCGGGGACAAAGAAGCAGCCGCGGACCGAGTGAGGACAGCGGGGCTGGACACCAGTGCCCGTGTCACTGGCCTGCATCCCAACACCAAGTACCATGTGACCGTGCGGGCCTACAACCGGGCAGGCACTGGGCCCGCCAGCCCTTCCACCAATGCCACAACCCTGAAGTCCC CTCCGCGGCGACCTCCTGGCAACATCTCCTGGACTTTCTCGAGCTCCAGTCTCAGTATTAAGTGGGACCCCGTGGTGCCTCTCCGAAATGAGTCTGCCGTCACTGGCTATAAG ATGCTCTACCAGAATGACCTACACCCAACTCCCACGCTCCACCTCACCAGCAAGAACTGGATAGAAATTGCAGTTCCAGAAGACATCGGCCATGCCCTGGTACAGATTCGGACCACAGGGCCAGGAGGGGAC